The Elusimicrobiota bacterium DNA window GCGACTGGCCGAAACGGTTGTAAGCCAGATTCGCGCGGCGGGTGGTGACGGTGTAGTTATTTTGGAAAAGGGATTTCGATTGATGGAATACCGTCAATCGGTCGGCGGTGACGAGGCCCGCACCGTTGAACGAGGTCGCATCCCAAACGGTTTTTAAGTTCGTGCTGAGTGCGTTCGATGTTGTTTCTTCCTCGTAATGGTTCAACCGGCTCAAAATGTCGTAGGTCGAAACGCGGCGCGCGGTTCTTTCTTCGATGGAAAGCTTGATGTGGAGCCGGAGATTCCCTTGATCCATCCGGATTGTCGTGTTGTCCGGCAGCGTGACGCTTTCGCCCGCTAAAATATCTGCTTTTATTTCATCCGAGAAGCCGTCCCACGCGTAGAAGCTGCCGAAGTCCGTGAGAAGATTTTTCAGAAATTCGGTTTTTTCTTCGGCGGAGAATTCCATCCAGTTGTCCGGCAAGGATTTCGCGCCGTCGTAGGTTTTGAGATTGGTTTCGCCGAAGCTTATCTGCCGTTTGAGTCCGTCGGTGAGGATGTTCGAAACAACTTTTTCCGTGACGAGTCCATTGAGGTCGGTCGTTTTCTCCCGGTACGCCAGTACGTCACCTTGGGCTCCAAAAATGGTTTGGCTTCGGATGACGAAGGTGGAGCCGCCGGGGGTGGCTTCGTCGAAAATCTCGTCTTCATAGCCGACAATCTGGCCCAAAATGTTGCGAACCATGTTGGATCTTTTGATGGTAGTGGTGTGGTCGAGTCCATTAATTCCTCCTGATAAGCGGTGTATCGTTTGCGTTTCGCTGAACGGGGTGATGTCCGTGACCGTCAATGTTTCGCGGCTGTTCAATATCTCGCCGGAGAGCCCTGTTCCCGACGCAACGGATTCCTGAATGTAAGAAGTCATGCGGTTGTTTTCGATTTGAGCGTTCCGAATGGTTTTGACGAGCGTTGCATCCACCGCATTGCCTTCGGCATCCGTTCCGCGCGTGGTGGTGGTTTCAATGCCACCTGTGGCCCGTCCGTCGCGATCATAGGTCCGGCCTGAAACAATGGTGCCGACCGTCACATCGGGATCGTGACTTGAGACCGTGGATTCCACATAGCCGGAAATGCGGCCTCGGGCGTCGTAATCCGTCGAACCCCGAACGGTTTGATAGAGAATTCCATCGGGTCCAACGGACTCAAGGACGAACGTCCTCTTGCGGCTGAAATTGTCATAGACAGCATCTCTCTCGACGGTTTCCGAGATTTCGCCAGAGGCAGACTGGGTAATGTCGCGGTAGCCGAGCAGCCGGCCGTAGATGTCATAGGCGCTTGCTGTCCAATCGTGGTTCTGGACTGGACGAGCCGGGCGCGACAAATCACTGTCGTCAAAAACGCCCCAGCCTTCGGTGAAACGCGAGAGCCGGTTGTATTGGTCGTACTCGGCATTACCCCACACATGCTCGACCGTGGATCCGGCTGGATCGACGAGGATTTCGCCAAAGCTGCTTAAGTTGCCGTACACGTCATACGTCGCGTCCTGCCAGAAGCGGTGACTGATTTGGCCATAGACATCGGTCACTTCTTCGTGGAATGCCAGCACTTGGCCGAATTGGTTGTAGGGCAACGGGTCTTGACCTGCGGGACCGCCATCCACCGCTCCGCCGCCGAAGCCCGCGTTCCAAACGGTTTTCACTTGGTTGCCGTCGGCGTCGGTGACGAGCTGCGTGTAGCCGAGCAGCCGGTCGGCTTCGTCGTAGATCACATCGCCCCAGGTTTTTACAGAGGTGTTTCCAAAAATATCCGTGTTGGCTTCCCGGTAAGAATCCAACCGGCCGTACACGTCATAAACCGCGTTGCTCCATTCCTTTTTCGACGAGTTGCCGAAAGCGTCAACGGTTTCCTCAATGTAAGAAAGGAAGCGGCTTTTCTTGTCATACACCGTGCCTGACCAAATGCGGTTGGTGGTCACTCCCAGCGGATCAGTCATCGCCTCTTGATAACCAATGACGCGGCCATAGCGGTCGTACTCGGTGCTGGTCCATTCTTTCGTCGAGACGTTTCCTTTGTTGTCTGTATGGGCCTCGTGATAAGAAAGAACGTCGCCGGCCTGGTTGTATTGGAGGTTCGACCGTTGGGTGATGGTGGTCAAGCCAAACGGATCGTTTGTGAATTCCGTGTAACCGCGAAGCCGATTGTCAGTGGAATAGCTATCAGCTTGCCAGAAGGTCACAGAAGCGACGCCGGCCATGTCGATGTGGGTCTGCTCGTAGCCGGTCAGCCGTCCATAATTATCGTATTCGCCGTTTCGCCATTGATAATGCGAGAGGCGGCCCAGCGCGTCCGTGTTGGTTTCGTTGTAGCTGACGAGCTGGCCGAACTCATCGTAGCGCGCGCCGGTCCAATCGCGCGTGGTGACAAGGCCGTTCTCGTCCGTGATCTCTTCATGGTAGCCGGTGAGAAGATATTTGGGGCCGTCCATGACGGAGCCGATTTTTTCGTACTCGGTGTTGTAGGACGAATTGGCGATGTAGGTGCCGCCCGACCAATGCCGCTGGCGGGTGTTTCCGAGCACGTCGGTTTCGACTTCGCGGAATTCAGTGATCTGCCGGTTGCCGTCGTATTTCGCGCCGAACCAGTCCTTCGTTGATGTGTTTCCACGGTGGTCGAGCGTGATCTGATGGTAGCCGGCCAGGAGTTTTCCGTCGTAGACCGCACCTTCCCAGGTGGTTTTCGACACGTTGCCGTAAATGTCCGTGGTCTCTTGGACGAAGCCGGTGACGAGTTTTCGCGCGTGGGTGTCTTCGGTTCCATAGAAAACGGAATCGTCGGTATAGGCGCCGCCCGCCCACACAACCTTGCTGGTGTTTCCTTGAGCGTCCTTGGTTTCCGAGTTGTAAGAGGTGAGCAGGCGCCTGGTGTTATACGTCATGTCCTGTGTGTTGCGGATCGAAACGTTGCCGTGAGCGTCGATAACGCGCTCGTTTTCAATGCGGGCCGCGAGGCCGTCCTTGAATCGGACAACTTTGCCATCGACGGAACGGACATAATTGAAAAGCGAGCGTTGGCCCAAAATCGAGAACACTTTGTTGCGGGCGTTTTCGGCTTGCTTGGAAAGGTCTTCGGTGGTTTGCAGAGAGTCCTGTAAATTCTTGTCGATGTTCGACTGAGTTTTATCCAGCACCTTCGAGCGCTGGCGGTTCAGCATTTCTTCGGCTTGGGTTTGGGCCTTGGCCGCGCGGTTCTTGTATTGAAGGTATTCTTGAAGCTGGTCTTTGGAATATATCCCGTCTCTTTTTTTTGGATCTTCCTGCCGAGGCTGTCCAAACGAAAAGAAATCAGCAAACGCGGCGGCCGCTTCCGGCAGCCCCGTCGATTGAGTGAAGAAGATGACCGCCACACTGACGGCCACCGTCTTTTTAAAACGCACCGCGTTGAAACGCTTGGCGTTAAAGACTCTCATGCATCCTCCCCAGGGCAAAGCCCTCGACCAGGATGAAGGGGGTCCTGATGTTCTTTTCGATTCGATTCATATCCTCTCTGAACGTAGTTGCTGCTTAAAAACCAAATTTTTCCTGAATGAACGCCTGGAAGCCGGGATGAAACGCCTTCCATTTGGCAGCAGCCTTCTGCTTGGCCTCATTCACCGTCATATACAGGCTTGGAATGACAAAAAGGGTCAGCAAACTAGAACTCACCAGGCCGCCGACGACGGCAATGGCGAGAGGGCTCCATAAAACCGCGCTTTCGCTTCGGTCGAGCGCCATGGGGATGAGACCCATAACCGTTGTCACCTTGGTCATGAAAATGGGGCGTATGCGGTGACGGGCCGCAGTTTCCAGCAGTTCGGTTTGGCTTAAATCGGGGTTTTCTTTTTTAAGAAGATTCACTTTGTCCAAAAGCATGATTCCATTGTTGACCACGATGCCGCCCAGCATTAACAACCCAACGAGCACGCCCAGAGTCACGGTTGTCTGATGGAGGCATAAGGCCGCCACGGCGCCGATCGCGGACAACACCACCGTTCCCATGATGACCAATGGTTGCGAGAGCGATTCAAACTGGCAGGCCATCACCATGAAAATAAGGAAGACGGTCAAAAGAAGCGCTTTCCAGAAATCGCGGTTAGCGGTCACCATGTCCTCATACTGGCCGCCGATGTCGGCGTAATAATCCGGTGGGAATGACATCGAGTTCAAAATCTCTTTCACGTCTTTGGCCGCGCCTTCAAGCGAGGTCGTCCCCAAATTAGCCGAAACCTGAATCATGCGCGCCTTATTTCGATGCCAGACCTCGCTCGGCGACAAATCCGATTTTATGGAGGCCACATGCGATAGCGGAACTTGAGAGGCCTGCGGCGAGTTGGCCTGAGGCAAGGTGAGGAAGAGGTTCTTCATGCTCTCAACGGTTTCGTGCTGGTCGGGCCGCACGCGGACCACGGTTTCCACTTCCTGCGCTTCATCAAAAAACGTGGTGGCGCGAAGCCCGCGCATCTGGGCATGGAGGGTTTCGGCGATCTCTTTGGTATCCAGATTAAAGAGCGCGGCGCGCATGGGGTCGATATAAACGGAAAGCTGTGGACGGCCCGGACGGTAGCGGATTTTCACATCCGAGAGACCGGACACTTTGCCCATCTTTCCGGCGATCTCCATTGCGATCTTCGCCATCAGGTCGTACTCATAGCCGAAGATTTCCACGAAAATTTCTTTACCGGTTCGGGGTTCGGAAAAATAGCTGAAGGCCCGGTATTCTTTCGCGTAATTCTCCACCACGCGATCCACTTCGGGTCGGAGGGTGTTAATTACGTCCTGCGTCGTCATGTCGCGCTCGGCCAAGTCTTTAAGCGTGACGTAAATTTTTGAGGACCAGCCTTCGATCTTGGAAGAGACATTCCGGATCGCATCTTTGGTCGGCGGATAATCGCGCACAGCTTTCTCCACTTCCTCGGCCACGCGGTTTGAAATGTCCAGCCGCACGCCGGTATCAAGCTCTACAAACACCACGAACTCGCCTTGTTCGGAGGACGCCATGAAATCTTTCGGCAGTTGAAACACGAAAATGAGGAACGCAAAAACAAATACCGAGCCGATCAGGGCGAATACTTTTTTCCGGTTCGCCAAGCTCCACCGAAGATTTTTCTCGTAGCGGAGCACCATTAAGAGGCCCGCACCGATCACCGCTGCCGCCGCCAGGACATAGATGCCTTCGATCAAGGGGACATGAAAGAAGATCCGCATCGCCCCTATAATAAGGAGCGACACGCCGATAAAAACTGCGATTTCTCGACGGAAATTTGATTTTAATCGTTCGACGACGGGGACCCATTTTTGCTGCGCCAAATTGAAGCGGTTTTTCAATTCGCTTAATTTAAGAGCCACCTTCTGATCGTTGAAAGTCAGCCGCATTTCACGCGGATCGATCAGGCTTCCCAGGGCGGGGACGAGCGTCAATGCCACGAACAGAGAGGAAAATAGAGAAGCGGTTACAACGAAGGAAATTCCGGCGAAAAGAATTTGGGTTTGCTTTTGAAGAAGCGAGAACGGAAGAAAAACCACCACGATCGTCAATGTGCCGGCCACCATCGGCCCGACCATTTCATGCGCGGCGCGCGCCATCGCTTCTTTGAGCGGTAACTCCGGGTGCTCGGTTTTGATCCGGTCATAGGCCTCGATCACAACCACCGCGTTGTCCACCAAAAGTCCGATACCAAGAATCATTCCCGAAAGCGACATCACGTTGATCGTGATGCCTTCCAGGTACATGAAGGCAAGCGTCATGAAAACGGAAACAGGAATCGACGCCGCCACGACCAGCGAGGTCCGCAAATCCGGACGGCGCACGGCAAAAGCCATCACGCCGATCAGAACCGGCGCCACGAGCCACACGCTGTTGTTCAAGTCCCAGCGCATGAGATGAAAGAAAAAGACGTTCGCCGCCAAAGCCGCCAAGACCAGCGCGGCGACGGTTCGGGTGAAACGAGTCTTGGCGAGGAACACCGGAAGGACCAGCACAACGAGGGCGACTCCATAGAGGAGCGTCATTTTGACGGAATTGATGGCGGAGAGAATCGCTTTGCGCTGGTTGGAAATCGTGACGAGTTCGATACCGGCTGGAAGCGTTTCTTTAAATTGGCGGGCTTCCTTTTCGACCGCGGCCGCCACTTTGACCGTGTTGGCCGAGCTTTCCTTTTGAACATACACCGTCACCGCGGATTTGGCGTTAAGCCTCGAATAGCTTTCCGATTCCAGGTAGGAATCTTTCACGTCGGCCACATCTTTGACGCGGACGCGTCCGCCGTTCTTTGTGACGGCGAGCGTCATGTTTCGAATATCGTCCAGCGACCGAAACGCGCCCACAGTGCGGACACCAAAAAGAAGAGTCGGCGATCCCGACACTTCTCCCGTCCGCAGATTCAAATTGTTCTGCTCCAAAACACCCACGACTTTCTTGATCGGAAGTCCCACAGAAGCCAGGCGGTTGCGGTCGATGTCCACAATGATCTTCCGTTCGCGGCCGCCGCCCACTTCGACATTCGCCACCCCGTCCACGCGGATAAGTTTTTCCTTAAGGCCCGAGTCCACCAAGCGTCGCAATTCTTCCGGGGTGTATTTCTCGGAGGTGAGCGCTGTGATGTAGATTGGCGCATCGGATTCTTCGTAGCGGGCGATCACCGGTTTCTCTATTTCAGGCGGGAGCTTTGGCTTCACCCGCAAAAACTTCTCGCGAACTTCGAGCGCCGCCAGGTCCATGTCGATGCCCGGCTCGAATTCCAGCGTCACAATGGAACGGTCTTTTTTGGAAGACGACACCAAATTTCTTAAACGCGAGACCGATCCCATCGCTTCCTCAATAGGCTTGGTCACAAGACGCTCGACTTCGGGCGGTGGCATCCCGCCGCGCACGTCCACAAAAATCGTCACGTTTCCATAAGCCACATTCGGCATGAGTTCAACCGGCAGATGAATCAACGCGGCCACCCCAAAAATAGAAATGGCAGAAAGGAGCATCGCCAGGGACACCGGACGGTTCATCGCGAACGCGGGGAGCTTTCGCGCCACGGCGATGAGGAGAGCCCCAAACAAAAGCGCATGAACAAGTTGAATCAGGCTCATGCTTCCTGGTCCTTCTTTTTCAGAATCGCGCCGAGCATCCGTGATTTCTCGGCGAACCATGCCTTATTGGCGGAGCTCAATACCGTTTCATCTACAAAGAGGAAAAGAGCCGGCAAGATTACGAGGGTCAAAAGCGTCGAAACGAACAGGCCCGACACGATCACAATCGCCATGGGCGATTGCATGTCCGAGCCTTCGCCGATCCCCAAAGCCAAGGGCAGCATCCCGATGATCGTGGTAAGAGCCGTCATCACGATGGGCCGGAGGCGCGTGTGGCATCCTTTAAGAAGCGCTTCTTTTAGAGAGGAACCATCCTCGCGGCTTTGGTTCACAAAATCGATCAGCACGATACCGTTATTCACCACGATGCCGGCCAGAAGCACCATGCCCATGCCTGCCATCGCGGTAATTTTGTTCGCGGTGAGAAGAAGACCGGGCGCAAGTCCAATGACCGCCATCGGGATTGTGAAAAGAATAAGGAACGGCTGCCACAAGCTTTCAAACTGCGCGGCCATAATCATGAACACGAAAACAATGGAGAGAACCAAAACGATTTGGAGGCTTTGGAAGGATTCCGCCATGCGCGCAGATTCGCCGGTGAGAGTGAGCGAAACATCCTTTTCCTTGAATTGACCTAGGATCGCAGTGATGTCGCGGGATACTTTATCGAGTGATCGGCCTCCCAAATCAGCGGACACAAGAACTGTGCGCTGCTGGTCGTAGCGGATGATCTCGCTCGGGCCTTTGCCGTTTCTCACATACGCCACGGCGCTCACCGGCACGTCCGTCTCAAGCGGGCTGCGAACCAACAGCGATTCGACGGCCACGATATTTTTCCGGTCGTCTTCCCGCAGTCGCAATCGAACGTCGATTTCCTTGCCACCTTCGCGGAACTTCGAGACCACTTTTCCTTTGATGGCGGTCAAAACCGTTTCGGCCAAATCCGAAACCGACAAGCTGACATTTGCCAGCGCGTCACGCTTCACGTCCAGTTGCAGCTCTGGAGCCGCTTCAGCGATACCAGCTCGCACGTTTACGAGGCCCTTAACCGATTTCATTTTCTCGGCAAGTTGCTCTGAGACATTCTCAAGTTTCTTCAAATCGTAGCCTTTGACTTCGACCACAACCGGCGCGCCCGGACCAGCCAGGAATGAAAATGATCCGCCCTGCTCAAAAACGCCGACCCGCCCCCCGCCCAGGGAGACCTGGCTTAATTCGTCTTGAATGTCTTCTTTCACGCGCCGCGTGGAGCGGCTCCAGCGGTCGCTCAAATCCGCCACGATCTGCGCTTGATGGCTCCCAAGCGGTTGAAGTCCTTCCTGCGGAATGGAACCGACTGTCACCGATTGGTGCTCGATATCGCGGACTTCTTTCAACGCGGATTCGATTCGGATCGCGGTTCCGTTGGTGGTTTCAAGCGACGTTCCGACCGGCATGTCCAGCTTCAAAATCAATTGGTTGCTCTCGACATTCGGGAACAGGGATTTGGGCAGAAAAAAAAGAACAATGACACTTAGGAGGAACGCGCCGCTCACCCACGACAAGACGCGGGAGGGATTGTCGAGCGCAAACGCCAAGAGGCGATTATAGCGCTCCGTCCATTCGGATCCTCGTTCGCGCAAACGGACGATGAACGGCCAGGAGGACATTTCTTTGGGCGGCAGCGCAGCGGCCAACATGGGGATAACTGTGAAAGCGACGACTTGAGAAACGAGCTGCGAGAAAATGATCGTCCAGGCCAAGTCCTTAAAAATTTGGCCAATGACGCCTGTCACAAAAATAAGAGGAAGAAAAACCGCCACGGTGGTCAGGTTTGAACTTGTGACCGCGCCGAAGACTTCCGCCGAGCCTTCGATGGCGGCATTCAGCGAACGCTTGCCCATCGAACGGTGGCGGGCGATATTTTCCTGAACGACGATGGCGCCGTCCACGAGGTTTCCGATGCCGATGGCGATGGCGGCCAAGGTGATCGTGTTCAAGCTCATGCCCTTACCGAACATACAGAAAAGAGTTCCGAAGACGGAAATCGGGATCGCCAAACTCACGACCGAAGCGTCGCGGCGGTTGCCCAAGAATATGAGGAGCACGAGAAAAGCCAGCAAGCCGCCGATCAGCCCGTCCTGCACCATGCCGTGAATGCCGGACTTCACATATATTGATTGGTCATACACGACGCGAAGCGAAACACCGGAAGGAAGCTTCGATTGGATCTCCGGCAGTTTGTCCTTAACCGAGTCGGCCACTCGCACGATGTTCGCTTCCGCTTGTTTAAGAATTGAAATGGACACTGTCGGCTGGCCGTCATAGCGGGAATGGCTGGACACTTCTGCCAGCGTGTCCAAAACCCGCCCCAAACTACCGAGGGC harbors:
- the czcA_2 gene encoding Cobalt-zinc-cadmium resistance protein CzcA, producing MSLIQLVHALLFGALLIAVARKLPAFAMNRPVSLAMLLSAISIFGVAALIHLPVELMPNVAYGNVTIFVDVRGGMPPPEVERLVTKPIEEAMGSVSRLRNLVSSSKKDRSIVTLEFEPGIDMDLAALEVREKFLRVKPKLPPEIEKPVIARYEESDAPIYITALTSEKYTPEELRRLVDSGLKEKLIRVDGVANVEVGGGRERKIIVDIDRNRLASVGLPIKKVVGVLEQNNLNLRTGEVSGSPTLLFGVRTVGAFRSLDDIRNMTLAVTKNGGRVRVKDVADVKDSYLESESYSRLNAKSAVTVYVQKESSANTVKVAAAVEKEARQFKETLPAGIELVTISNQRKAILSAINSVKMTLLYGVALVVLVLPVFLAKTRFTRTVAALVLAALAANVFFFHLMRWDLNNSVWLVAPVLIGVMAFAVRRPDLRTSLVVAASIPVSVFMTLAFMYLEGITINVMSLSGMILGIGLLVDNAVVVIEAYDRIKTEHPELPLKEAMARAAHEMVGPMVAGTLTIVVVFLPFSLLQKQTQILFAGISFVVTASLFSSLFVALTLVPALGSLIDPREMRLTFNDQKVALKLSELKNRFNLAQQKWVPVVERLKSNFRREIAVFIGVSLLIIGAMRIFFHVPLIEGIYVLAAAAVIGAGLLMVLRYEKNLRWSLANRKKVFALIGSVFVFAFLIFVFQLPKDFMASSEQGEFVVFVELDTGVRLDISNRVAEEVEKAVRDYPPTKDAIRNVSSKIEGWSSKIYVTLKDLAERDMTTQDVINTLRPEVDRVVENYAKEYRAFSYFSEPRTGKEIFVEIFGYEYDLMAKIAMEIAGKMGKVSGLSDVKIRYRPGRPQLSVYIDPMRAALFNLDTKEIAETLHAQMRGLRATTFFDEAQEVETVVRVRPDQHETVESMKNLFLTLPQANSPQASQVPLSHVASIKSDLSPSEVWHRNKARMIQVSANLGTTSLEGAAKDVKEILNSMSFPPDYYADIGGQYEDMVTANRDFWKALLLTVFLIFMVMACQFESLSQPLVIMGTVVLSAIGAVAALCLHQTTVTLGVLVGLLMLGGIVVNNGIMLLDKVNLLKKENPDLSQTELLETAARHRIRPIFMTKVTTVMGLIPMALDRSESAVLWSPLAIAVVGGLVSSSLLTLFVIPSLYMTVNEAKQKAAAKWKAFHPGFQAFIQEKFGF
- the swrC_1 gene encoding Swarming motility protein SwrC, translated to MKGLIDFCARRRVTVSMLTATVILFGIMAWFRLDREFMPDLQFPELNVLTSYPNASSQEVENLVTKVVEEAAGTVKNVHRIHSSSREGISIATVEFLWGTNMDLASLNLREKVDLAKAKLPRDAGEPRIEKFNPFALPVLTMTLSGPLSEHELLTLARRPVAEMMEKARGVAAVAITGGREREILVEIDQAKLAARGLPILDVGQAISRANITYPAGTVKDDKFEYVVRVLGTFETVSQLENIAVAVDRSKFSSGLSSQEIKRRKAQGANDREHPQPIALGSLGRVLDTLAEVSSHSRYDGQPTVSISILKQAEANIVRVADSVKDKLPEIQSKLPSGVSLRVVYDQSIYVKSGIHGMVQDGLIGGLLAFLVLLIFLGNRRDASVVSLAIPISVFGTLFCMFGKGMSLNTITLAAIAIGIGNLVDGAIVVQENIARHRSMGKRSLNAAIEGSAEVFGAVTSSNLTTVAVFLPLIFVTGVIGQIFKDLAWTIIFSQLVSQVVAFTVIPMLAAALPPKEMSSWPFIVRLRERGSEWTERYNRLLAFALDNPSRVLSWVSGAFLLSVIVLFFLPKSLFPNVESNQLILKLDMPVGTSLETTNGTAIRIESALKEVRDIEHQSVTVGSIPQEGLQPLGSHQAQIVADLSDRWSRSTRRVKEDIQDELSQVSLGGGRVGVFEQGGSFSFLAGPGAPVVVEVKGYDLKKLENVSEQLAEKMKSVKGLVNVRAGIAEAAPELQLDVKRDALANVSLSVSDLAETVLTAIKGKVVSKFREGGKEIDVRLRLREDDRKNIVAVESLLVRSPLETDVPVSAVAYVRNGKGPSEIIRYDQQRTVLVSADLGGRSLDKVSRDITAILGQFKEKDVSLTLTGESARMAESFQSLQIVLVLSIVFVFMIMAAQFESLWQPFLILFTIPMAVIGLAPGLLLTANKITAMAGMGMVLLAGIVVNNGIVLIDFVNQSREDGSSLKEALLKGCHTRLRPIVMTALTTIIGMLPLALGIGEGSDMQSPMAIVIVSGLFVSTLLTLVILPALFLFVDETVLSSANKAWFAEKSRMLGAILKKKDQEA